Proteins encoded in a region of the Mycolicibacterium duvalii genome:
- a CDS encoding diacylglycerol kinase yields the protein MTGRSRVTVLTNPASGHGSASHAAERAIAHLHKRGVDVVAIAGRDPAHARLLVEGALERGMDALVVVGGDGIVSLALQVLAQTDIPLGIVPAGTGNDHAREFGIPTNPVAAADVVVDGEADTIDLGLIEGADGTRRWFGTVMAAGFDSLVTDRTNRMRWPHGRMRYNLAMVAELSKLRLLPFRLTFDGTELTTELTLAAFGNTRSYGGGMLICPDADPRDGRIDATMVASASRTRLIRLFPTVFKGTHVDLDEVRTARARVITVEVPGDFDINAYADGEYVCPLPVRISAVPAALKILRPV from the coding sequence GTGACCGGCCGCTCGCGCGTCACCGTCCTGACCAATCCGGCGTCCGGGCATGGCAGCGCGTCGCACGCCGCCGAACGGGCCATCGCGCACCTGCACAAGCGGGGCGTCGATGTGGTGGCCATCGCCGGCCGCGACCCCGCGCACGCCCGGCTGTTGGTCGAGGGTGCGCTGGAACGCGGGATGGACGCGCTGGTGGTCGTCGGCGGCGACGGCATCGTGTCCCTGGCGCTGCAGGTGCTCGCCCAGACCGACATCCCGCTGGGCATCGTCCCGGCCGGGACGGGCAACGACCACGCGCGCGAGTTCGGCATCCCCACCAATCCGGTGGCCGCCGCCGACGTCGTCGTCGACGGCGAGGCCGACACCATCGATCTCGGGTTGATCGAGGGCGCCGACGGCACGCGTCGATGGTTCGGCACCGTGATGGCCGCCGGGTTCGACTCGCTGGTGACCGACCGCACCAACCGAATGCGCTGGCCGCACGGCCGGATGCGCTACAACCTCGCGATGGTCGCCGAGTTGTCGAAACTACGGCTGCTGCCGTTCCGGCTGACGTTCGACGGCACGGAGCTCACGACCGAGCTCACCCTGGCCGCATTCGGCAACACCCGCAGCTACGGCGGCGGCATGCTGATCTGTCCCGATGCGGACCCGCGCGACGGCCGGATCGACGCGACCATGGTCGCCTCCGCATCGCGCACCCGGCTGATCCGGTTGTTCCCGACCGTGTTCAAGGGCACCCACGTCGACCTCGACGAGGTGCGCACGGCGCGGGCCCGTGTCATCACGGTGGAAGTGCCCGGGGATTTCGACATCAATGCCTATGCCGACGGCGAGTACGTCTGTCCGCTGCCGGTGCGGATCTCCGCGGTTCCCGCCGCGCTGAAGATCCTGCGGCCCGTTTAG